In the Rhododendron vialii isolate Sample 1 chromosome 2a, ASM3025357v1 genome, AGGAGATGACACATGACCGAACGTAACCATTTTCAATCCAATATGGTCCTCAACTATTTTTGATCAAATAATAATCTTTATCATCCTCTACACCATACCTTGACACAACTATTGCATGAAAAACCCTCATCGTTCCTTTGTCCCAATCATTTTTTCCCTCGTATATCCCCTGACTTAACAAAGCACATATTAGTTATAAACATTGATACAATTCTACCTAttatacaaccaaaaatatacttacatGATCGTGCAATTTTAAGGAGTTTAGGCTTGTTATCCTTGCCGTAAGTGGTTGCCAACAATTATTTCATCAGGTGTTGGATTATCAAACCTGTGATATCCCTAAATGTTGAATCTACGgttctaaattttttgacaacaaaaaacaaaatgattagTAAACGATAGCTAACAAGTTTATATGAAATCCAGGATAATAGAGGGTAAGCTATAGGGCGTGTAGGGTTTTTTCCAATCTTTGTGGAGTTCTTCTCAGCTTTTCAGGATATGGGTAATCTTAGTCGAGACATACGTCGCTCGTTGCACGTACCAGTAAAGTTGGTCTCTCTGGGCAAAAAGACCAACGCAATCTATAATCTCCTCCACAAATAGTAAAAAGGGCTTCCCTCCTCTTTTCAACGTGTACTAGATAGCACATGAGTCAAGAGCGGAAATGATGGAGCAAATAgctgaaacaaaaaaacacttagAACAAAGAAGaggcaaaaaaacaaatgctATGCGAGGCACAAGTTTGGCTTCTAAAAAGCTTGAAATAACGTATTTAAGAACTTCCCATGCACAGGGACCTCCCCAACATTTGGGTTGTCCTAGCCCAACTTTATGCTTTGTTGCCCACTTactattaagtcataaaaataaaaataaaacacatataagtatagaaaaaaaatatatcaaagtTAGGTTGTTCTTTTAGCttgaataacatcaaaaaaatcaacatctTAACCCCAGTTATAGTGCTTTACGTTTAGCACAATCCGATTCAAATAAAACAATTTCTCCTcgcattttttgaagcaaaatttttaATTGAGTCATCGTACTTTATTTATCCAAGAACTCAGGGCCCGTTCTGCTAacttttggtgtgtttttttggggagtttagttgatgtatgtgagtagaatgacctatctcgaaaagcataaaaaaaatttaaaaaatgcccAAAATGCCTAAAAATGCTCTTAGTGGAATGGcgcctcattttcaattgagatcatagCCAATTTCTTTAATCTCTCTTGCGAAATGGTagtttaaaagtaaaaataaaaaccgtgttaGCTCATTCGATTTATTTTAActctaacaacttctttttttatcaaatatAAGAACATGTCACTTATACattaatcttgtttttgttaaaTCGGAAATTTCCAAcaaagaaatttgtttttcacAATATTATGGATggggagaaaaacaaaaagaggtagaacaaaaatgaagaaataaaaataattttcatcaTATTGTGGattgggaggaaaacaaaaagaaataaataaactgATTGCCCCCAACACCAACTGGAACACCtaggaagaaaacaaaagtaaaggCAAGAGCTAAGGGCCGGGGATCGAACTCGGCGGGCCTGGAGTTCTCCAGCTTGTAGTGACCACGACAGCAAGCAACTGATTTGCGCTACTAAAGGAAACTCTTCTATATTTATATctaacatatatttttttttttggttgccccagTCTAAGGGCTTGCTGGGCTTACCCCTGGGCCAGCCCTGCCTATGCATACAGTCAAGTAGTCaacacaaccacaaccacaaacACTCAAATTCAGGTCTCAAAACTCACAGCCCACCGAGAATAAGTGCACACATACATATAGGTTCAGACTGGAAATTAGGTTTCCAATAGAAGCAATCGCTATCGCCGGACCAGATCTAGCTACTGAAATAGCATTTTCCAATCTACAATTATCTCTACCTTGAGACATTGGGCCCTTATGCATAACTCAGActaaattaatcttttttttggaaaaaggcAAATTTTATTAAGGGACCAAGCCCAAAAGACCATGGAGAAAGCCTTGGGACAGAAATTACAAGACTCTTGCCAAAACTATGGCCACCAGAAAACCTAACTGctcacaacaaaagaaaagcaacaAAACACCAAACCCTTCTAATTGTCTACTCCGAATTGGATCCCCCAAGCCTGACAAACAGCAACATCAAAATCAGAATGTATGGAAAGCTTCATAGATACCAAGCAGGCTCTAATCTCTTCCTCAATTCTCTTAACTACGGTGTAGGAATCTACTCCAACTTGTCTGAATATTCGAGAATTTATCTCCCGCCAAAGGAAGTACACTAAGGTTGCTAAACACCACTGGTAAATAATAGTTGAAACTGACTTGGAACAATGTTGGGATCCCCACTGGACTTCAGCCAATAGACTCAAGCTATCCCCATGCCTACAACACTTGGACCTGATACTAGTCCAGACCAAGGTAGCATATtgacattcaaaaaataagtggcTGTGAGATTCCTAACCTCCATAACAGAGGACACAGTCCTTAGCATTAGTTACCCCCCACTCCAACAATCTTTCTTTAGTGGATAGCCTACCCAGAAGGGCCACCCACAAAATGAAAGACCAGCGAAGAACATACTTTTTATGCCATACCATATGAGCCCAATCCACAATAGGAGGCTAGGAGCTCTATTTCGAAGGGCCATCCAGGCAGATTTTGCTGAATAACAACCATTTGGAGTCAAAGTCCAAACAACCTCATCCCCTTTGGAAATATCAGGTAAGAGCCCACCTTCAATGTTTGCAATAATCTCACGGATGGCTACATTTCTAAGCCTTGGCCATCTCCATCCTCCCTGGTAAATAATAGAACTCACTTTGGCATTGAGAGATCTACCCAAATTGAAGCTCACTCTATCACCGAACTTCTGAAACAAAGGGCCCAAATTATGCCAATGGTCAAGCCAAAGAAAAGTGGAGAGGCCATTACCAATTTTGGATTTAATAAATTGATGCCCTAAATGTCTAAGACTGAAAAGTTTCCTTACAGTCCATGAAGCGTCTGAGGGCAATTTCATAGACCAAAGGCATTGCTCCTTTATCACATAGGAGGGAATCCACTTAACccataaaatgtcttctttctTGCAAACAGCCCACAGATGTCTAAGCATTGAGGAGACATTCCATTCCTTTAGTCTCTTAAATCCTAATCCACCTTCTGATTTAGGAAGACAAACTGAAGCCCAAGCTACTTTGACCCCCTGGGACTTCATCTCCACTCCTCTCCACAAGAAAGCATTAAGAACACTCTCAATTTCCTTCAAAATCTTTGGAGGAAGGAGAAAAATGGAAGACCAGTATACCTAAACGCTAAAGAGGACAGAAGTTATCAACTGCATTCGTCCTCCAAAGGACAGAAGTTTATTTGGCCAGGACTGGATTCTCCGTAAAATTTGCTCCTTCAGAAATAAGCAATCAGCATATCTCAACTTGGTAGATATCAGGGGAACCCCCAAATATGTCACAGGAAAAGATGCCTCAGGAATATTCAGCACTGCCTTAAGAGCACTTTTCTGATTATCCTCAATACCAGCAAAAAAGCAAGCACTCTTGTTTAGATTAGGTTGCAGCcctgaaagagaaaagaactcTTGCAAGTGCCGATGAATGGACTGAAAAGTGTGATCATTGGCTCGACACAAAATGAACATGTCATCCGCAAAAATCAAGTGAGAAAGATTAATGGCTGCACACTTGGGATGGAGAGTAAAAGAGCCAGAGGCAACTCTTTGATGTAACATGGCTGAAAAAGCCTCCATGACCAAGCGAAAAAAGGTAAGGAGAAATGGGATCACCCTGCCGGAGACCCCTCTTGCCAGGAAAGAACCCCTTTAATCTTATCCTTATCCCCAGAGCAGATCTAGCTACCGAAACAGCATTTGTCAGAATTTTAACCGAGAATTCACCTACCGTAAAGGTGCATCAAATGTACACCTACTAACTTAAGCACAAACTAAAACGAACTAAAGACACAGATATTCACAAACACTAAAGATCCAGACGAATACGTATCTATATAGTATATAATAAGCAATCGCTATGGCCAGAGCAAACCTAGCTACCGATAAAaatgtgtggcccgtgatctctTCTGGCTCGAGTCCTTCCTCCGCTGGTCCAATGTTTGCCTAGCCTTCTCCTCGCCGCCTGCAcaatgagcgcacgactaagacctggccgggggttgcccggcaaggccctccggcgagaggataagtacgTGTaggaagagaggaaagagactagggttttgagtggtTAATCGCGTATGAGAGTGCGTACCTTTTCAAGGGCGTTatccttcagtatttatagaATTTCCTTGACTTGCTCCCCAAGCACGGGCACGTGTCTTGCACGAGTCAGGCAACGTCGTCATGACGTCGCCGGacggatctggtaaccgttttggtgtgagctggcacacttcacgtgcgctcatgattatcctttggtGTAACCGCCTCAGCACGCGGGACGCACGTGAGTgcgcaggtggccgagcccgaCTGGTCGTGCGGGTAGCCGAGCATAAGGGTAGCCGAACCTGAAGGGACTTTGGGCCAAGCAAAAGTTCGTCTACGGGTCCACCTCTCCAGGGTGGCCGAGCTTGGCACGGTTCTTTCCGTTCTGAATGCAAGGTGACGGCAACAACCGACGACGACCAACGATAGGTGTGGCTAAGCTGTTGCCGAGCACAACGAAGCAAGAGTCGAGTTCGGTCctctacaatagcccctcaatctctacTGACGCCGAGCGCGTAGTAGGGATTGACGTGAGCTCCACTGGCCGAACATACTTCTTTGCCGATCATGAAATAGGGTAGCTGGACAGAATTTCGCCGAGCCCAATATTTTACAAACCGTCACAAATCATGGACTAATGTAGGAACGCCAGGTGTCCATTTCTTGTTGGGTACGGCTGACAGGAGGACGGTTGGCACGCGTGAGGCTCTGTCAAGACATCTCATCACGCCACGCGTCGAGTGCTCATTGGATGCAGGTTCGGCGGTGCAGTGATTTGGGCGGGAAATTTGGACCCCAAACCCTACTTCTATATAAAGGgttagggttagagagagaagccaccgtcgctttctctctctaaacctccattGCCAGAGCTCTGTCACACGCTCGTTCTCTTTCCAGTCTTGATTTCTCAGCGCCTTGCCACCAAACCTTGCTACAGATCTCAGGTATGAGTCCGCTTTCTGCCTCTCTTCACTTTTTTTGCTATTTCTCCAACTCTTTCTCGATCTTCCTGGGTTTCTTGGAGCGTTTCCTGTTCTATGTGAACAGTACAAGACCTGGGGGTGAACGAACTGTTCATCTTCCcttcaacctgttcttccgagccccagcTTCGTTGTGGGCTGGGCTTGGCCGACGCCGAGCCCCAACACAAGGGCTGTAGATTCATCCGAGCTTGAGTTCTTCATAGGACAAAGATAGGGTGGGCCAGTAGGGTAGCCGAGCGTAGAGAGATCTTCATCCGTCGCCGACGATAAGGTTTCTCATCTTTTTTCTCTGTGtgataggtctggctcacccaattGTAGTCATTTCTTCCGACTCCGAAAGCTCGAGTGGGGATTCTGGAGATTCTGTGTTCCGCGAGTGGCTGGAACAAAACAGACGCCGACAACAAATTTCGTCCATCGCCTCCAATATGTCTACCGACACCAATGACTCGAATGCCGAACGTGTTTTCGAGTACGGTGCCGACGAGTTTGGCACCGATCCCGAGATCTCTTTTAGCACGTCGACTCACTTTGAGGCCGAGCCTCGCCCTGGGCCAGAGGCCGAATCCAGATTCGTGTCGTATGCCGACGCTCCATCTTCCATCCACTCCGGGTACAGTGAGTCTCACTCTGAGGGTAGAGGGGTCGCCGATCTCTATGAGAGGGGCCAAGTTTGCCCCCATGCCCATTTTTTCTGTGGAGACGCTAGGGAATACCAAAACTTTTGCCGAGAATACAACATCTCCGACGATGTTGTGATCAATCAAGTGGCAAGCAACAGAATAAAGGACACAAGGGAAGACCACCCCGAGCACATCACCGTCCCTCTTATGGCGATATGTGAGGCAGGGTTGAGATTCCCTCTGCATCCATTTTTGAGGGAAATCCTTGCTCGGTTCAGCATCGTCCCTCATTATTTTGCCGTCAACAGTTACCGAATAGTGATGTCGGTAATAAAGTTGAAGGAACTGCACGACCTCGAGTTTACCGTCGCCGACCTTTTCCACACATACATCATGTCTAGGCACGGCCAGACCGAGCGTCGGTATCTGTCGACACGTAGTAAGAAACAACCCCTTGTTGACGGATTGCCCGATACTGACAAATGGGCGAATTTTTACGTTGAAGTGAGCGGTAACTTTGAGTTCGGCAACCAGTCCAACCGTAGGTTCACCGTTCCAAAGGTCAAAGACTTTAGAGGTAGgtcatcatcattttttttttttttttttggtcagccGAGCATATATATTTATGCATTTCTTAATTTGTTGGTTGTCGTT is a window encoding:
- the LOC131317329 gene encoding uncharacterized protein LOC131317329, with the protein product MEAFSAMLHQRVASGSFTLHPKCAAINLSHLIFADDMFILCRANDHTFQSIHRHLQEFFSLSGLQPNLNKSACFFAGIEDNQKSALKAVLNIPEASFPVTYLGVPLISTKLRYADCLFLKEQILRRIQSWPNKLLSFGGRMQLITSVLFSILKEIESVLNAFLWRGVEMKSQGVKVAWASVCLPKSEGGLGFKRLKEWNVSSMLRHLWAVCKKEDILWVKWIPSYVIKEQCLWSMKLPSDASWTKFGDRVSFNLGRSLNAKVSSIIYQGGWRWPRLRNVAIREIIANIEGGLLPDISKGDEVVWTLTPNGCYSAKSAWMALRNRAPSLLLWIGLIWYGIKSMFFAGLSFCGWPFWVGYPLKKDCWSGGIRSKCCRHGDSLSLLAEVQWGSQHCSKSVSTIIYQWCLATLVYFLWREINSRIFRQVGVDSYTVVKRIEEEIRACLVSMKLSIHSDFDVAVCQAWGIQFGVDN